Proteins co-encoded in one Capsicum annuum cultivar UCD-10X-F1 chromosome 9, UCD10Xv1.1, whole genome shotgun sequence genomic window:
- the LOC107842207 gene encoding exocyst complex component EXO70H1-like produces the protein MPRKGMRTLNWFSPKHPTVDITSPSTSQFSSPSRFAYSPSRPSFSEAVIDRTIEMAEPMITKWDPDTTTFAKVTSLFYENRKEAKNFIKVVNNLHKAMHFHATENSQSDKLIRAQALMQIAMKRLQKEFYQILSINRAHLDPESISIVSSRTSISIRSSTSEFDIEDNDDDRVAVAGESISEVEDFSNVVMIDLRLIAECMISTGYTLECLKIYKVMRKSIIDEAIYRLGVEKLMSSSQVHKMRWEVMDMKIKDWLNAVDVAMKTLFNGERILSDYVFASNDAIRESCFTEISKDGAMTLFSFPEIVVKNSKKSPEKVFRLLDMYTSIVEHWAGIEATFSFDSESVLRSQALTSLVKLGESIRTALSEFEISLLKESSKTIIAGGGIHPLVIDAMNYIILLADYSNVLSDILGESLPPAKGSLPESYFGIADSDESPAPAISLRFAWLILILFCKLDAKAKHYKEVSLAYLFLANNLQYIVVKVRSSNLKYLLGENWISKQEGKIKKFALNYERLGWSHVIESLQHDPNASMTPQQVKEVFKRFNSAFEQAYRKQSVCVVPNTKLRDDLKVSIARKILPVYREFYNKHRDAILKERHSSHVVRFSPEDVGHHLSDLFFGPVESGSSSTVESSPSLLR, from the coding sequence ATGCCGAGAAAAGGCATGAGAACTCTTAATTGGTTTTCTCCTAAACATCCTACAGTTGATATTACTTCTCCATCTACTTCACAATTCTCTTCTCCTTCGCGCTTCGCGTATTCTCCTTCACGGCCAAGTTTTTCAGAAGCAGTGATCGATCGGACTATTGAGATGGCGGAGCCGATGATCACGAAATGGGATCCTGACACTACTACTTTTGCTAAGGTGACTTCTTTGTTCTATGAGAACAGAAAAGAAGCCAAGAATTTCATCAAGGTGGTGAACAATTTACACAAGGCGATGCATTTTCATGCAACTGAGAATTCGCAATCTGATAAGCTTATTCGTGCTCAAGCTCTGATGCAAATTGCAATGAAGAGACTTCAGAAGGAGTTTTATCAGATTCTATCAATAAATAGAGCGCATTTGGATCCTGAATCTATATCCATTGTGTCTTCACGTACTTCAATAAGTATTCGATCGAGCACTTCTGAGTTTGATATTGAGGATAATGATGATGATCGTGTAGCAGTTGCCGGTGAATCAATTTCTGAAGTTGAAGATTTTTCAAATGTTGTAATGATAGATTTGAGATTGATAGCTGAGTGCATGATCTCTACTGGCTATACGTTAGAGTGCTTGAAGATTTACAAAGTTATGCGTAAATCTATCATTGATGAAGCTATTTATAGACTCGGTGTCGAGAAATTGATGAGTTCATCGCAAGTTCATAAAATGCGTTGGGAAGTTATGGATATGAAGATCAAGGATTGGCTTAACGCGGTCGATGTAGCCATGAAAACATTGTTCAACGGAGAGAGGATTCTCTCCGATTACGTATTCGCATCCAATGATGCAATCAGAGAGTCATGTTTTACTGAAATTTCAAAAGATGGAGCCATGACTCTCTTCAGTTTCCCAGAAATTGTAGTGAAAAACAGTAAGAAGTCACCAGAAAAAGTGTTCCGTCTACTCGATATGTACACTTCCATTGTCGAACACTGGGCTGGCATTGAAGCTACATTTTCCTTTGATTCAGAATCCGTTCTTCGATCTCAAGCATTGACATCACTCGTCAAGCTCGGCGAGTCTATAAGGACGGCATTGTCTGAGTTCGAAATTTCTCTACTGAAGGAATCATCAAAGACCATAATTGCTGGTGGGGGAATCCATCCTCTTGTCATTGACGCAATGAATTACATCATTTTACTTGCCGATTACAGCAACGTACTCTCAGATATCCTGGGAGAATCTCTTCCTCCGGCTAAAGGTTCATTGCCGGAATCATACTTTGGTATTGCTGATTCCGATGAGTCTCCGGCACCGGCGATCTCACTCCGATTTGCATGGTTGATTCTAATTCTTTTTTGTAAACTCGATGCCAAAGCGAAGCACTACAAGGAAGTGTCCCTTGCGTACCTCTTCTTAGCTAACAATCTCCAGTACATCGTCGTAAAAGTCCGTTCATCGAATCTCAAGTATTTGTTAGGTGAAAATTGGATATCAAAACAAGAGGGAAAAATCAAAAAGTTTGCGTTAAATTATGAGCGGTTAGGATGGAGCCATGTTATTGAATCCCTCCAGCATGATCCGAACGCCTCGATGACTCCACAACAAGTGAAGGAGGTTTTCAAGAGATTCAACTCGGCATTCGAGCAAGCTTACCGGAAGCAATCAGTATGCGTCGTACCAAATACTAAACTCCGTGATGATTTGAAAGTGTCCATCGCGAGGAAAATACTTCCTGTTTATAGAGAGTTCTACAATAAACATAGAGATGCAATACTAAAAGAGAGACATTCTAGTCACGTGGTTAGATTTTCTCCGGAGGATGTAGGACATCACTTGTCCGATTTGTTTTTTGGGCCGGTTGAATCGGGAAGTTCATCGACAGTTGAGTCATCCCCATCACTATTGcggtga